The DNA region GCCGTCGAGCAGCATCCGGTCGTCGTCGACCACGGCCACGCTGATCACGCCGGCCATCGCAGCTCCACCCGTACGCCCTCGCCGGGTGCGGTGTCGACGACGGCCCGGCCGCCGACCTCGGTCATCCGGGAGTGGATCGAGCCGCGCAGCCCGAAGCCGGGCACATGGTCCTCGGGGTCGAAGCCGGGGCCGCGGTCGACGACGGTGATCACCGCGCCGGGGCCGTCGGTGTCGCCGGTCGCGGTGAGCCAGGCGTGTCCGGTGCCGGCGTGCCGGCGTACGTTGTTCAGCGCCTCGCGGGCTGCGTCGGCGAAGGCCCCGGCGACGGCCGGCGGCACCTCGGGGAGCCGGTGGTACTGGGCGGTGACCCGCAGCCGCAGGCTCTCCACGGAGCTGACGGCCTCTTCCAGGGCGGTGCCCAGGCCGGGGTGGTGGACCTCCTCGGCGGTCTGCTGGACGAGCCGCCGCAGATAGGCGGCCTCGCGGCCGCACCGCTCGCGCACCTCGGGGGCGTTGGCGTCGACGCCGCCGGCCGCGAGGGTGGTGAGGGTGGCGAGCACGGTGTCGTGCAGGGCGCGGTGGTGGTCGAGCCGTTCGGCGTAGCGGGCCTTCTGGGCCTCGGCGGCGAGCGCCCGGGCGTTGGCCTCGTCGAGCAGCCGGCCCTGCCGGCGCAGGTACCACCACATCACCCAGGCCATCGCGGCCGAGGAGAGCAGCGAGTTGAGGTGTCCGCCGAGCACGGCCCGGCCGGCGCCGACGAGGTGGTAGCCGGCGAGATGGGTCGCGACGAGCAGCCCGAGGCCGGCCAGGGCCTGGGCGCGGGGGAGGGCGACGGCGGCGACGGCGCTGGCCGAGCCGCCGAGGAGCATCGCCCAGCCGATCGCCGGGGTCTCCCGGACCCCGCCCCAGGCGTAGAGGGCGAGGGGCAGCGCGCAGCCGGTGACCAGGACGTCGGCCCGCACGTGCCGCGGGTCGAACCAGCCGCGCCGCAGCCCGCTGCCGTACGTGAGCAGGCTGAGACCGAGGGCGGCGGCGATGCCCAGGTACGGGACGGGGTGCCCGTCGCGGCGCTGGGCGACGGCGAGCACGCCGACGGTGAGATGGCTCGCGCGGTACAGCAGGGTGGTGAGCATCATGAAGGACCGGGCCCGCTGGAGGGCCGAGCCCACTCCCTCCGGCCGGCGCAGCGCGCGCGTCCACCCCATCGATAAGGACCCCACCGGCAAGACGTGCCTCCCGTACCACCGTGCCCGACTGCCCCCGTCGCCCCGCATTGTGCCCGAGCGGGCATCCGCCGACAGGGCCGCTACCAGCCGTTTTGCGGACGGTGTGAAGGCGGTGTGCGCGAGCTGTGGCGACCGCTCGTACTCAGGGGTAACAGGCCCGTGCCGAGGGCTTGTTGAGGGTGGCAGGTCCGTGCTTCCCTCGGGGGGACCAGCCTGCTTACCGCGGGTAATGCCTTGTCCGGAGCCGGAAGAAGGAACCCCCATGCCCTCTCCCCGTGAGCCTCGTCCCCGCCCCGGGTCCCTGCGCGGCCGGGCCCGCCGGCGTCCCGTCGGCTCCCTCGCCGCCGCGCTCGCCCTGCTCGCCGCCGTCGCCGGCTCCGGTGCCGTCGCCTCCCCGGCCGCCGCGGCGCCCGCCCCCGCCCGTACCGCCGCCGACGGACTGCGCGAGGTGATGTTCGTCGGCAACAACTGGGACGGCACCGCCGATGTCATCGAGTCCGCGGGCGAGTTGCGCCGGATCGGCCGGGTGAACGTCATCCCCGACCGCGAGGAGCGGATGCGGGAGATCTACCTCGACCCGATCAAGCTGGCCTTCTTCCTCGGCGTGCGCAGCGGGCCGGGCGAGGGCCACGACCAGTTCGTCGACGACATGTACGCCACCCCCGACGGCTCCGCCATGGTGGTCTCCCGGCCAAGCTTCGCCGACGTCGTCTCCGTCGACCTGCGCACCGGGAGGATCAACTGGCGGTTCCCGGTGGCCGGTTACCGCTCCGACCACATGGCCGTCTCGCCCGACGGCACCCGGGTCGCGGTCTCCGCCTCCACCGCCAACACCGTGCACGTCCTCGACATCGTCACCGGCCGCCAGGTCGGCTCCTTCAAGACCGGCGACAAGCCCCACGAGAACGTCTTCACCTCCGACGGACTGCTGTGGAACATGTCCATCGGCGAGGTCACCACCGCGCTCGACGCGCCCTGGCTCGACTGGACCAAGGGCGACCGCAGGATCACCGTCGTGGACGCCAACACCTTCAAGACCGTGCGCGTCATCGACATGCGCGAACGCCTCGACGCCTTCGGCCGCGGCGACCTCTCCGACGCCGTGCGCCCGCTCGTCTTCACCCCCGACGAGAAGAAGATCTACTTCCAGGTGTCCTTCTTCAACGGCTTCCTCGAATACGACGTCGCCACCGACCGCATCACCCGCCTGAAGAACCTGCCCGGCAACCCGGACCTGAACCCCGACCGCACCTCCTGGGTCAACGACTCCCGCCACCACGGCCTGTCGATGAGCCCCGACGGCACCAAGCTGTGCGTGGCCGGGACCATGGACGACTACACGACCGTCGTCGACCGCGCCACCCTCCAGGAGGGCCCGCTGGTCGAGACCGCCAAGCCCTACTGGGCCACCGTCAGCGGCGACGGCCGCTCCTGCGTGGTCTCCGAGAGCGGCGCCGACCGGGTCAGCGCCATCGACTTCAAGACCGGGCAGCGGGTCGCCTCCGTCCAGGTCGGCGACCACCCCCAGCGGGTCCGGCTCGCCCACGTCCCCGCCGACTGGACCGGCCCCACGGCCCCCTGAACCCCTCGCTCCCCGCTCCTCACCCGAAGGACACCGTTGAAGAGAACACTCCTGGGGGCCGCGCTCGCCGCGGCCCTCCTGGCTGCCGGGACACCGGCCGCCGCACCCGCGCACGCCTCCGTCACGGAATCCGTGACCGCGACCGTCACCGACACCGACGCCGGCACCTCCCTCGCCGACAGCTGGCAGCCCCCGCTGAGCACCCGCGGCCGCTATGTCGTCGACGCGAACGGCAACCGCTTCAAGCTCAAGTCCGGCAACTGGCACGGCGCCCAGGGCTCCTGGAACGGCTCCGGCGACCCCGCCGACCCGGCCGCCCATCACGACGCCGAGAAGTCCGACCAGCTTCCCCTCGGCCTCGACCGCAAACCCCTCGCCGGAATTCTGGCCGACTTCCACGCCCTCGGCCTCAACAGCCTCCGGCTGCCCTTCTCCAACGAGATGCTGCACGACACCCGGCCGGTCCCGGACGCCGCCGTCGCCGCCAACCCCGAGCTGCGCGGCCGCACCCCGCTGCAGGTCTTCGACGCGGTGATCGCCGCGACCACCGCCGAAGGCTTCGCCGTCGTCCTCAACAACCACACCAACACCTCCCGCTGGTGCTGCGGACTCGACGGCAACGAACGCTGGAACACCAGCCAGTCCACCGCCCAGTGGGAGAACGACTGGCTGTTCCTCGCCCAGCGCTACAAGGCCAACAAGCGGGTCGTCGGCGCCGACCTCTACAACGAGGTCCGCCGCACGATCATGGACGACGCCAACTGGGGCTGGGGCGACGACCACGACTGGTGGGCCGCCACCCAGCGCCTGGGCGACCGCCTCCTCACCGAGGCCAACCCCGACCTCCTGATCATCGTCGAGGGCATCAACTGGCAGGGCATCCCCGCCGACGGCCTCTTCCACTGGCGCCCCACCCTGGAACCCGCCCGCACCCTCTCCCACACCCTCGTGGCCTCGAACAAACTGGTCTACTCGGCCCACTTCTACGGCTACACCGGGCCGAACCACACCGGCGCCACCGGCGCCGGCGAGACCCACGACTGGCGCTACCAGGAACTCTCCCGCGACGAACTCTTCGCGACCCTGCACCGCCAGGCCTTCTTCGTCACCGCCGACACCGAACGGCACTACACCGCCCCCGTCTGGATCAGTGAGTTCGGCATCGGCGCCGACGAGACCAACCCCCAGGCCCGCGCCTGGTTCACCAACTTCGTCGACTATCTGATCGCCACCGACGCCGACTTCGCCTACTGGCCGCTCGTCGGCTTCACCGGCCACGGACGCTGGAAGCTCCTCGACTACGACCCCGAGGGCCGGCGCTCCGGCCTCCTCGACGGCACCGACTGGCGGGCCCCCGACTGGCAGCGCCTCGTCACCGCCCCCGCCACGACCGGGCCCGTCCCGGTCACCGACACCTGGGACATGCTCGACCTGGACCACGCCGACGCCGTCCAGTCCCTGCGCACCCGGGCCGGCGGCGACTGGGACTCCGGCGCCCGCAAGGGCGTCTGCCCCGACGGGCAGCGGCTCATCGGCCTGGCCCACCGGGACGGACGCGGCCTGTGCACCGACGCCGGGGCGCGCGGACTCACCGCGCCCACCGGACCGGTCACCGTGGTCCGCGACGAGCGCTACGCGAAGGAGGGCGACTGGGCCGGCGGCTACACCAAACTCCAGTGCCCGCAGGGCCAGTTCGCGACCGGCTACAGCGTCCGCGGCCAGGCCGTCTCCGCCCTGCTCTGCACCGGAGCGAGCCGCGCCCTGCCGCTCACCGGCCGCACCCTGTGGTTCGACCGCGGCGACAACCGCCCCGCCGGGGCCTCGGGCGCCCCCGGCGGCGAGTTCGCCGAGGGCAACTACAAGGGCCAGTGCGCCACCACCGAGTACGTCGCCGGGATCGCCTTCACCGGCGCGTGGCTGAAGGGCAAGACCCCGGACGCCCTGCTCTGCCGCACCCTCTGACCCGCACATGAAGGGGCCCGCCGGACAAGCGCCGGCGGGCCCCGTGTGCGTACGGTCAGCGGATCAGCTCCGGGTGACCTTCACCTCGTACAGCGAATAGCCCCAGCCGGTGCCCCGCTTCTCGCCGTACACCCGTACGTAGCGGGCCTGCTGCGAGGCGAACTCGGCCGTGTCGTAACCGCCGTCACCGGCGTCCGTGGACCACACCGAGCGCCAGTCGGTGCCGTCGTCCGACAGCTCGATCCGGTAGGCCTTGGCATAGGCGGACTCCCAGTCGAGGGTGACCCGGCCGACCCGGCGCGACTCGCCCAGGTCCACCTGCCACCACTGGGCGTCGTTCCACTCGCTGGCCCAGCGCGAGCCGGTGTCGCCGTCCACGGCGCGGCCCGGCGAGTAGTTCACGAACGGGTTCCACCACTCGCTCGTGGAGGCCGAAGTCGGCTGACCGGACGCCAGGTTGACGCCCATCTCGTGCTTCTCGGTCGCCTTCCAGGTGCGCAGATACGACTCCGCGCCCTTCGCCAGCTCGTCCACCACACCCGGGCCGCCCGGGGTGAGCCGGATCTGCTCGACCCAGTCCGGGACCAGACCGTTGTGCGCGGCGCCGTCCTTGTTCAGGTCCCAGGTGCGCTCACCCGTCACCTGCCGGTCGAGCGTCGAACCGCCGTCGAAGCTCTTGAACGGGTACTTCACCGCGTTCGGCGCGTCCTCGCCGAGCGCGCCCGGCCAGCCGCCGACACCGTTCATGTCGGTGCCGTAGCCGAGGCCGACGCCGTACTTCTTGCGCAGGTCCGCCTTCTGCGCGGCCTCGCCGATGAAGCCCTCGGCGCCGTGCATGTACTCGGCGACGAAACCGCCGAGACGGTAGACCCGCTCGGTCCAGTCCAGGTCCATCCAGCTGTGGCTGGAGATGACACCCGGGTACTCCTCGGCCTCGAGCATGTCGAGCGCCCGGCCCGCCGCCTTCACGCTCATGTGGTCGAGCTCCAGCATCATCCCGCGCTGCATCATGCCCTTCAGGGCGTGCTCGCCGAGCCGGGTGAGGCCGCGGGTGTTGCACTGCGCGTCCGAGGCGTACGAGGGCACGGTCACGCCCGCCGGCAGCTTCTCGGCCATCGCGGGGGGCGCCGCCGCCAGCCCGATCGGGTTGTCGTGCTGCGGGCCCTTGCACTTCTCGGTCGCCCAGAAGGTGCCGGTGGACAGGAACTGGCCGATGTTCACCGCGACGCCGGTGGTGCCGCTGTCGAAGCGCACACCGCACAGCGCGTTGTCGAACTTGTGGCACAGGAACATGCTGCGCACGCCGAGGCCGTACAGCTCGTCCAGGCCCTTGTCGATGTCGGCCTGGCTGCACTGCGGGACGTCGAGGATCATCTTGCAGCCGAACGGCTCCGAGGTCTCCACGCCGAGCACGACCGCGAGCTTGCCCTGCTCGATCACCGAACGGGCCTGCGCCGCGTCCGTGACGATCCGGAACCAGCCCTTGCCCGGGCCGCCGTACATCGAGTCGACGTAGTCCTGCAGTTCGTAGGACTTGCGCGCCTCCAGGCGGATCGCGTCCATCTCGTCGCAGCCGCGGTCGCGCGGCAGGATCGAGCAGATCAGCCCGTTGGTCACCAGGTCGTTGACCAGGACCCGCTGGCCGCCGCGCCAGGCGCGCTCGACCCAGGCGTAGTAGTTCTGCTGGTGGCTGAGCGAGTTGTTGGCGGGCCAGTCCTTGAAGGTGGGCCAGCCGACCGGGTCGTGCTTGCCGTTGTCACCGCCGGTGAGGTGCTCGAAGAGGGCGCCCGAGCCGTCGGGGTAGTGCTCGGGACAGTCCTTGAGCGCCTCGGCGATCCCGGCGGTGGAGAAGGTCTGGCCGCAGATCATGCGGCCGCCGAAGCCCTCGTTGGACATCAGGTGGTTGTGCGCGTCGACGAAGCCGCGCACGTTGCCGGAGGCGTCCGTCCCCTTGAACGGGGCGCCGGTGACGTTGATCTGCGAATCGGGCGCCGGCCGTGCGGTGGGCTCCCACCACTGGCCGCCGGTGTCGGCGGCGGGGACCGGGCCGGCGCCGAAGACGACGGTGGCCAGGGCGATGAACAGGGCCACGAGGGCGAATCGGCCGCCCGGCCCGCGTGTGGATGGTCGAATCATGGTCAGCGATGCCTTCGGTCATGGGGGATACCGGGCTGCGAGCCGTCCTGGGTGTTTCTGGCGGTAACAGTGGGCTCGCGCCGAGGATCGCGGTGAACCACCAGTGAGTCAAGAGTCCGGGTCAAATGACCTGTTGACGATCGAGAGCCGCCCTCAGCCGCCGATCAGCGCCACCAGCTGATCCGCCGTCGCATCCAGGAGCGCCTCCGCCGCCTGCACGTCGCCGAGCACCAGATACTGCAGCGTCAGCCCGTCGATCGTCGCCGCGAGCACCCGCGCGACCAGCTCCACCGGCACCTTCGGCGTCACCCCGAGCACCGCGCACACCTGCCCCACCAGGACCGCGGCGGACGCCACGTACTGCTCGTACTGCGCCCGCGCCAGATGCTCGAAGCCCTCCTCGCGCAGCGCGTACTGGGTCAGCTCGTACGTCAGCATGTGCTCGGCCGGATGGGCCCGCACATGCTCCCAGTACGTCCCGAGTGCGCCCCGCACGGTCTCTCGCAGCGTCGCCCGCGGCTCCACCGCCGACATCACCCGGGCCACGTAGTTCCCGGTGATCGACCCGATGGCCGCCTCCAGGAGCTCCTGCTTGGAGTCGAAGCAGTAGTGGAAGACGCTCAGCGACACCTCCGCCTCGGCGCAGATCGCCCGCGTCGTCGCCCGCCCCACCCCGTCCCTGGCCATGACCCGGACCGCCGCCTCCACCAACTGCCGGCGCCGTTCCGCCGACGGCATCCGCCCCATGCTGCCTCCTCGCGTCGAGGCGCCAGGGTAACCGCACCGCCGGTCACATCACCGGGTACGCCCCCTGGAACGCGAGCCGCGCGTCCGCGCCGGCGCCGATCGCGTCGAGGACGCCGTCGAGCTCCAGGAACACCTCCCACCGCTCCCGCCCCGACGCCTCGGCGAGCCGCGCCACCACCAGGTCTTCCAGCGCGGGCACCCGCTTGTTCTTCCACGCCTTGTCGGCGAGGCTCACCAGCAGGTCGTCGAGGCCCACCCCGGGGGCGTCCCAAGACGCGTGGGTCGCGGCGAAGCGAGCGAGCCGGGCGGATACGCCCTCGGCGAGCAGCAGTTCGCGACCTGTGCGCTCGTGGGCCGCACCGGGGCCGGACAGCCGGATCAGGAGCTCGGCCGCGGCCTCCGGGATCGGGGGCAGTGGCGGGTCGTCGAGGGGGCCGAGGGCGAGTGAGTGCAGCGCGGGCATCGGGTCAAGGTAGCGGGTGCCGCGAACTGATGGGTGCACAAGTCTTGTCAGTGCAATTTCACATTACTATTTTACTGCTCAGCCGGTGAACCCGACATCCGTCAACTCCCGTATGAGCCAGGGGGGTTCACCGCGCATGCCGCCATCCCCCACACCCTCCTCAGGAGCCCAGGTGTCCCAGCGCAGACTCGTGCGTACCTCCCTGCTCGCCACCGCCGTCGCGGTGACCCTCCTCGCCGCGGGCCAGGCCACGACCCAGGCCGCCGAACCCGCGGCCGCCCCGGCCCCCGCGCCCGCCCAGCTCCCCGCCACGTTCGGCGCGCCCGGGCAGAACCCCTTCGACGAGGTCGCGCACCTCGCCAACCCCCGCACCGCCAAGCCCACTCCGCCCACCGCCCCCGGCGGCGCCGGGGCCAAGGCCCGGATCCCCGGCCCCGCGCCCAAGGCCAAGGGCGCGAAGGCCCGCACCGCCTTCGCCGCCGGCGTGCCCTGCACCCTCGACGGCGTCACCGGCCTCTCGCCCGAGCAGTTCGCCGACTTCCTCGCCGACCCGGCCGTCACCGCCGACGGCTGTCTGCGGAACCTCATCTGGACCTGGGACGCCCGACTCGCGCCGGTGATGTCCGACGCCCACGTCCAGGCCGTCTCGCGACGCATCTCGTCCCTCGCCGCCACCCACGACGGACGCAACTCCACCCACCTGGAGGAGATGTTCACCTACCTCCACGCGGTGGCCTACCACGACTTCTCCCGCACCGAGATCGACATCACCGACGCCCCGACCGTCGACGCCGTCCGCCGCGCCATCGCCGACTTCGGCAACGCCGCTCACACCTTCGACGTCACCGCGACCAACGCCGCCACCCTGCGCGAGGCCCTCTACATCGGCAGCGCCCCCGGCCTGCGCCAGCACCAGCTCGGCCTGATCGTGAAGGTCCTCGCCACGATGGACGGCGCGCACCCCGCGACCAACCAGGACCCCACCTGGGCGGGCGCCGCCCTCTCCGCGCTCTCCGTCAACTACCTGGGCATCTACCCCGGCAACCAGGACACCGCCTTCCACGCCGCCGCCAAGGCCGACCCGGCCTACCGCGCCGCCTTCAAGGCCTTCTCCGGCTACACCCACCTCAAGGGCACCGCCAACGCCTGGGTGGCCCGCGACGCCCTCTCCGAGTACGGCCGCTTCGGCCAGATATCCGGCCTCCAGCCCGCCATCGTCGCCGACCTCGGCGCCCTCCTCGGCCCCGTCGAGTCCGGCTTCGGCTACGGCAGCCAGCCCTGGGCCAAGATCGTCAGCTGGCTCAACACCTACGACGCCTGCGCGCCCTACAACGTCTGCAAGGCCGACATCGAGAAGCGCCTCTTCCCCTACACGTACAGCTACGACAACGGCGGCATCAAGGTCCGCACCGCCCTCGACCGGGCCACCGTCGACCAGCTCTACTACGCGAGCAAGCAGGTCAAGGCCCAGTTCCACCGCGTCATCGGCACCGACACACCCCTCACCGGCGACCCCAACAGCACCCTGAACATCGTGCTGTACGCCTCGCGCGCCGACTACGAGAACTACCACCCGCTGCTCACCGGGTACGACACCAACAACGGCGGCATCTACATCGAGAACGGCGCCACCTTCTACACCTACCAGCGGCGCGTCCCGCAGGACTCCTCGCTGACGCTCGAAGAGCTCTTCCGGCACGAGTACACCCACTACCTCAACGGCCGGTTCGCCGTCCCCGGCTTCTTCGGCGAGGGCCCCTGGTACCAGGGCGACCGCACCACCGCCATGGACGAGGGCACCGCCGAGTTCTTCGACGGCGCCACCCGCGACAACGGCATCGCCGTCCGCAAGTCCCTGGTCCGCGGCATCATCAACGACACGGCCGGCGGCGGCCCCCGCATGAGCGTGCGCCAGCTCCTGCACGCCACCTACGACGGCGACGGCTTCCGCTTCTACAACTACGCGGGCACCTTCTTCGAGTTCCTGTGGACCGAGCGCCCGAGCCTGCTCCGCGAGATGTACGGGCGCCTGCGCGCCAACGACGTCGCCGGCTACGACGCCTGGCGCGAACGCCTCAGCGCCGACCCCGGCCTCCAGGCCGCGTACGACCGCTTCCTGGACACGCAGATCGCCAAGGTCGACGACCTCTACGTGCCCAACACCACGTTCACCCCCAACGACCGGCTCACCTACTCGACCGTCGTCGGAGTGAAGACCGCCTTCCAAGGGGCCACGTACAGCAACCCGGACTGCGTCGAGAACGGCGACACCGGCAAGCGGCGCTTCATCTGCACCGGAAGGATCACGGCGAACCTGAGCAACTGGAGCAGCGACGACCAGAACTTCAAGGACATGTCCGAGACCGTCGACTACTTCATCCTCGACCGCGCCCGTGAGTCCGCGCTGAACAACCTGGCCGACATGAACTGCAGCTTCGGACCGATCGAGATCTGGTCCAACAAGGTCGCGGGCACGTCGAGCTACCGCTGCGAGGGCCCGCTCCGCAGCTGACCGACCGTCAATCGTGCCCAGGGGCAGCAGCCCCTGGGCACCGCCTGAAGAATGTGACATATTACTGCCGTGCCCAAGAGACACTCCCTGGACGCCGTGATCATCGGTGCCGGCGTGATCGGAGCCGCCTGCGCCTACTTCGCGGCCCGCTCCGGCCTCTCCGTCGCCGTCGTCGACCGCGGTCCCGTCGCGGGCGGCACCACCGGTGCCGGGGAAGGCAACCTGCTCGTCTCCGACAAGGGGACGGGCCCCGAGCTCGACCTCGCGCTGCTGTCCACGAGACTCTGGCGCGACCTGTCCGACGCACTCCCGCCGGACATCGAGTACGAGCCGAAGGGCGGGCTCGTCGTGGCGCACGACGAGCCCACCCTGAAGGCCCTCCGCGCCTTCGCCGAGTCCCAACGCGAGTCCGGCGTCCAGGCCGACGAAATCCAGGCCCAGGACCTGCCCGCACTCGAACCCCACCTGGCCCCCTCCCAAGCGGGCGGCTTCCTCTACCCTCAAGACGCCCAGGTCCAGCCGGCCAAGGCGGCGGCCCACCTGCTCGCGGCCTCTGGCGCCACGACCTACCTGGGTGAGGAGGTCACCGAGATCCTCCGTACCCCCTCCGGCACCGTCACCGGCGTCCGCACACCCCGCCGCGAACTCCTCGCACCCGCCGTGGTGAACGCCGCGGGCACATGGGGCGGCGAGATCGCCGCACTCGCCGGCGCGCACCTGCCCGTACTGCCCCGCCGGGGCTTCGTACTGGTCACGGAACCGCTGCCGCCCCTCGTCCGCCACAAGGTGTACGCGGCCGACTACGTCGCCGACGTGGCCAGCGACTCCGCGAACCTCCAGTCCTCGGCGGTGGTCGAGGGCACCCCGGCGGGCCCGGTCCTCATCGGCGCGACCCGCGAACGCGTGGGCTTCGACCGCACGCTCTCCCCGCAGGCCCTCCAGCGTCTGGCCGCCCAGGCGGCCGCACTCTTCCCGGTCCTGGCCGACGTGGATGTCATCCGGGCGTACCACGGCTTCCGCCCCTACCTCCCGGACCATCTCCCGGCCATCGGCCCGGACCACCGGGTGCCGGGCCTGTTCCACGCGTGCGGCCACGAGGGAGCGGGCATCGGCCTGGCCCCGGCGACGGCGGCACTGATCGCGGCGGCCCTCACGGACTCCGAACCACACCTCCCCCTGGCACCCTTCGCACCACACCGGGACTTCAGCGGACACGGCGGGGAAGCGGAATGAGGGACGGAAGTGGGGGCCGTGCAGGGGGCCGCGTTCGGGACGTAAAGCGTGATTTGTGGCGCGGATCCAGGAGCCTCGATCTCACCAGGGCCCGACCGCGCCGTAAATCATGCAGTCCCGGACGCGGCCACCGGAGCGGCCACCACGCACCCACCCACCCACACCGGAGCACCCCGTGTCCTACAAGCTGACCTTCGACGGCCGTGAACTCCCGGCCCAGGAGGGCCAGTCCGTCGCCGCCGCCCTCTGGTCGGCCGGCATCCTCGCCTGGCGCACCACCCGCACCAACGGCGCGCCGCGCGGCGCCTTCTGCGGCATCGGTCAGTGCTACGACTGCCTCGTCACCGTCAACGGACGCCCGAACCAGCGCGCCTGTCTGCTGCCCGCCCGCCCCGGCGACACCGTCACCACCCAGGAAGGAACGGGCCGTGCCGCGCTCGAAGACTGAACTGGCCGTCGTCGGAGCCGGCCCGGCCGGACTCGCCGCCGCCGTCACGGCCGCGGACCTCGGCCTGACCGTCACGCTGCTCGACGCGGGTGCCCGCCCGGGCGGCCAGTACTACCGCCACCCCGCGCCCGCGCTCGCCGCGACCCACCCGCAGGCGGCGGCCCCGCACCACGACCGCCGCACCTTCACCACCTTGCTGAGCCGCCTCCGAGCCCACCAAGCGGCGGGCCGCATCGCGTACGTTCCGCACCACCACGTCTGGTCGGTCACCCGTGCCGACCCCACCCGTACCGACCCCACCTGGACCCTCCACACCCGCACCACCGAATCGGCCCCCACCTCCGTCACGGCTCCACTCGCCGTCACCGCCCCCGCCGTGCTCCTCGCCACCGGCTCGTACGAGCGCCACCTCCCCTTCCCCGGCTGGACCCTCCCGGGCGTGGTCGGCGCGGGCGGCGCGCAGGCGATGCTGAAGGGCGGCCTGGTGCTCCCGGGCCGCCGGATCGTGGTGGCCGGCAGCGGCCCGCTCCTCCTGGCCGTCGCCGGCTCGCTGGCCGGCGCCGGAGCCCGGGTTCCGGCGGTCGTGGAGGCCGCCGCGTACACCGGCTACGCGACCGGCGGCGCGGCCGCCACCGCCGCGCTCCTCCGCAACCCGGCGAAGCTCGCCGAGGGCGCCCGCCACGGCGCCGCGCTCCTGCGGGCGCACACCCGCCTCCTCACCCGCCACGCCGTCGTCGAGGCGCACGGCACCGACCGGGTGGAGGCCGTCACGGTCGCCCGCCTGGACCGTGACTGGCGCCCGGTGCCCGGCACATCCCGCCGCATCCCGTGCGACGCGCTGGCCGTCGGCCACGGCCTGGTCCCCGAACTGTCCCTGGCCACCGCCCTGGGCTGCGCCACCCGTACGGCCCCGGACGGCACGGTCGCCCTCGCGCTCGACGCGGACCTGCGCACCTCGGTCCCGGGCGTCTGGTCGGCGGGGGAGACCGGCGGCATCGGCGGCGCTCAACTCGCTGTCGCCGAGGGCGCCTTGGCGGCCCACTCCATCGCGCAGGCACCCGCCCCGACCCGCCTCCGCCGCACCCGCACCCGCCTGCGCGCCTTCGCCGACGTGATGGGCGCCGCCCACCGCCCCGGCGCCGGCTGGCAGCACTGGCTGCCCGACGCGACGGACGTGTGCCGCTGCGAGGAGGTCCCGGCGGGCCGGATCCGCGAGTCCCTGGCGGAGCTGGGCGCGCGCGACGCACGGACCGTCAAACTGCTGACCCGTGCGG from Streptomyces fradiae includes:
- a CDS encoding sensor histidine kinase, producing the protein MGWTRALRRPEGVGSALQRARSFMMLTTLLYRASHLTVGVLAVAQRRDGHPVPYLGIAAALGLSLLTYGSGLRRGWFDPRHVRADVLVTGCALPLALYAWGGVRETPAIGWAMLLGGSASAVAAVALPRAQALAGLGLLVATHLAGYHLVGAGRAVLGGHLNSLLSSAAMAWVMWWYLRRQGRLLDEANARALAAEAQKARYAERLDHHRALHDTVLATLTTLAAGGVDANAPEVRERCGREAAYLRRLVQQTAEEVHHPGLGTALEEAVSSVESLRLRVTAQYHRLPEVPPAVAGAFADAAREALNNVRRHAGTGHAWLTATGDTDGPGAVITVVDRGPGFDPEDHVPGFGLRGSIHSRMTEVGGRAVVDTAPGEGVRVELRWPA
- a CDS encoding YncE family protein — protein: MPSPREPRPRPGSLRGRARRRPVGSLAAALALLAAVAGSGAVASPAAAAPAPARTAADGLREVMFVGNNWDGTADVIESAGELRRIGRVNVIPDREERMREIYLDPIKLAFFLGVRSGPGEGHDQFVDDMYATPDGSAMVVSRPSFADVVSVDLRTGRINWRFPVAGYRSDHMAVSPDGTRVAVSASTANTVHVLDIVTGRQVGSFKTGDKPHENVFTSDGLLWNMSIGEVTTALDAPWLDWTKGDRRITVVDANTFKTVRVIDMRERLDAFGRGDLSDAVRPLVFTPDEKKIYFQVSFFNGFLEYDVATDRITRLKNLPGNPDLNPDRTSWVNDSRHHGLSMSPDGTKLCVAGTMDDYTTVVDRATLQEGPLVETAKPYWATVSGDGRSCVVSESGADRVSAIDFKTGQRVASVQVGDHPQRVRLAHVPADWTGPTAP
- a CDS encoding glycoside hydrolase family 5 protein — its product is MKRTLLGAALAAALLAAGTPAAAPAHASVTESVTATVTDTDAGTSLADSWQPPLSTRGRYVVDANGNRFKLKSGNWHGAQGSWNGSGDPADPAAHHDAEKSDQLPLGLDRKPLAGILADFHALGLNSLRLPFSNEMLHDTRPVPDAAVAANPELRGRTPLQVFDAVIAATTAEGFAVVLNNHTNTSRWCCGLDGNERWNTSQSTAQWENDWLFLAQRYKANKRVVGADLYNEVRRTIMDDANWGWGDDHDWWAATQRLGDRLLTEANPDLLIIVEGINWQGIPADGLFHWRPTLEPARTLSHTLVASNKLVYSAHFYGYTGPNHTGATGAGETHDWRYQELSRDELFATLHRQAFFVTADTERHYTAPVWISEFGIGADETNPQARAWFTNFVDYLIATDADFAYWPLVGFTGHGRWKLLDYDPEGRRSGLLDGTDWRAPDWQRLVTAPATTGPVPVTDTWDMLDLDHADAVQSLRTRAGGDWDSGARKGVCPDGQRLIGLAHRDGRGLCTDAGARGLTAPTGPVTVVRDERYAKEGDWAGGYTKLQCPQGQFATGYSVRGQAVSALLCTGASRALPLTGRTLWFDRGDNRPAGASGAPGGEFAEGNYKGQCATTEYVAGIAFTGAWLKGKTPDALLCRTL
- a CDS encoding discoidin domain-containing protein, translating into MIRPSTRGPGGRFALVALFIALATVVFGAGPVPAADTGGQWWEPTARPAPDSQINVTGAPFKGTDASGNVRGFVDAHNHLMSNEGFGGRMICGQTFSTAGIAEALKDCPEHYPDGSGALFEHLTGGDNGKHDPVGWPTFKDWPANNSLSHQQNYYAWVERAWRGGQRVLVNDLVTNGLICSILPRDRGCDEMDAIRLEARKSYELQDYVDSMYGGPGKGWFRIVTDAAQARSVIEQGKLAVVLGVETSEPFGCKMILDVPQCSQADIDKGLDELYGLGVRSMFLCHKFDNALCGVRFDSGTTGVAVNIGQFLSTGTFWATEKCKGPQHDNPIGLAAAPPAMAEKLPAGVTVPSYASDAQCNTRGLTRLGEHALKGMMQRGMMLELDHMSVKAAGRALDMLEAEEYPGVISSHSWMDLDWTERVYRLGGFVAEYMHGAEGFIGEAAQKADLRKKYGVGLGYGTDMNGVGGWPGALGEDAPNAVKYPFKSFDGGSTLDRQVTGERTWDLNKDGAAHNGLVPDWVEQIRLTPGGPGVVDELAKGAESYLRTWKATEKHEMGVNLASGQPTSASTSEWWNPFVNYSPGRAVDGDTGSRWASEWNDAQWWQVDLGESRRVGRVTLDWESAYAKAYRIELSDDGTDWRSVWSTDAGDGGYDTAEFASQQARYVRVYGEKRGTGWGYSLYEVKVTRS